One Thunnus thynnus chromosome 18, fThuThy2.1, whole genome shotgun sequence genomic region harbors:
- the LOC137168804 gene encoding uncharacterized protein isoform X3, producing MSNTNQGKAKPPCMAKTTRRMAISKNGLTIFALLLALYILETGNFTEFSSLVSPGHYEEEHSLPHTRERRNVHTGQWNYMIDVEVNASDVETFERIRSVLNNTSLPIQLGNMTEISDIGITTVCSSTGTGFQCRCEEQFAWPYSSCITYGACDYISGGICKCINAIPADGQSCQPMSVLLAHIEYEVDVELNVTDVATVDYLRSLLNNGSFSLTLGPTVNVTHIDITTVCYPNGTSFQCRCEDQFVWSYKNCMTYGACDDITDDTCRCINAIPSDGQYCQPKTVPPVVYEYQIFIEVNTTDADQLRNTMENITFPIQISTQINISDANITTVCHQDDTGFQCRCEDNYLWPCDKCATYGKCEGDTNNTCGCIKAIPTDGQFCQSIQHQNKTVCPLTTTSTPPSTAPPVVYEYLISIELNTTDATVTDQLRTTLRNISFPISISSHIQVYDINISTVCYPSSAGFQCRCEDQYRWSCDQCILYGSCDNITDDTCGCINTLPPDGQYCQSADQHNFTACPSTTLSPPPTTPPLLYEYLISVELNTTDVATIDRLRTILGNITYPISINNHIQLSDVNISTVCYPSSGGFQCRCEDQYRWSCDQCFLYGSCDNITDDTCGCINTLPPDGQYCQPVDQHNFTACPLTTPSPPSTTPAAVYEYLLSIELNISDGAVIDQLRTILRNISYPISINNHIQIYDVNISTVCYPSSAGFRCRCEDQYRWSCDQCFLYGSCDNITDDTCGCINTLPPDGQYCQPVDQHNFAACPVTNTFSITNNSSSL from the exons ATGAGTAACACCAACCAGGGCAAAGCCAAACCTCCCTGCATGGCTAAAACCACTAGAA GAATGGCAATATCTAAGAATGGCTTAACCATCTTTGCCCTTCTGCTGGCACTCTATATTTTGGAAACAGGCAACTTCACTGAATTTTCAAGTTTGGTTTCACCG GGACACTATGAAGAAGAACATTCTCTACCTCACACCAGGGAGAGAAGGAATG TGCATACAGGCCAATGGAATTACATGATAGATGTTGAAGTGAATGCCTCTGATGTAGAAACATTTGAGCGGATTCGGTCAGTCTTGAACAATACTAGTCTCCCCATACAACTTGGTAACATGACAGAGATCTCTGACATCGGCATCACCACAG TGTGTTCCTCAACTGGCACTGGCTTCCAGTGCAGATGTGAGGAACAATTTGCTTGGCCATACAGCAGCTGCATCACATACGGAGCCTGTGATTACATATCTGGTGGCATCTGTAAATGCATCAATGCTATTCCAGCTGATGGTCAGTCCTGCCAGCCAATGTCAG TGCTGCTAGCTCACATTGAGTATGAAGTGGATGTAGAGCTGAATGTGACTGATGTTGCGACAGTGGACTACCTCAGGAGCCTGTTAAACAACGGCAGCTTTTCCCTGACTCTGGGTCCCACTGTGAATGTCACACACATTGACATCACCACAG TGTGCTACCCAAATGGTACCAGCTTCCAGTGCAGATGTGAGGATCAGTTTGTATGGTCGTATAAAAACTGTATGACATATGGAgcctgtgatgacatcactgatgacACGTGCAGGTGTATCAACGCTATTCCATCTGATGGGCAATACTGCCAGCCAAAGACAG TGCCCCCAGTTGTCTATGAATACCAGATTTTCATTGAGGTGAACACTACAGATGCAGATCAACTGAGAAACACCATGGAAAATATCACTTTCCCCATTCAAATCagcacacaaataaacatctCAGATGCAAATATTACTACAG TTTGCCACCAGGATGACACTGGGTTCCAGTGCCGTTGTGAGGATAACTATCTTTGGCCTTGTGACAAGTGTGCCACATATGGGAAATGTGAAGGTGATACAAACAACACATGCGGGTGCATCAAAGCTATTCCCACAGATGGACAGTTCTGTCAGTCAATACAGCATCAAA ACAAAACAGTGTGTCCTCTGACAACGACTTCTACACCACCATCAACAG ctcctccagtTGTTTATGAATATCTGATTTCTATTGAGTTGAACACCACAGATGCTACAGTAACAGATCAACTGAGGACCACTCTGAGAAACATCAGTTTTCCCATCAGCATCAGCAGCCACATACAAGTCTATGacatcaacatttctacag TTTGCTATCCAAGCAGTGCTGGTTTCCAGTGCAGATGTGAGGATCAGTATCGCTGGTCATGTGACCAGTGTATCCTGTATGGATCCTGTGACAACATCACTGATGACACATGTGGATGCATCAATACTCTCCCTCCTGACGGACAATATTGCCAGTCTGCTGATCAGCACA ACTTCACAGCGTGTCCCTCAACAACACTCTCTCCACCACCAACAA CTCCACCACTTCTTTATGAGTACCTGATTTCTGTCGAGTTGAACACCACAGATGTTGCAACAATAGATAGACTAAGGACCATTCTGGGAAATATCACATACCCCATCAGCATCAACAACCACATACAACTCTCTGATGTCAACATTTCTACAG TCTGCTATCCGAGCAGTGGTGGTTTCCAGTGCAGATGTGAGGATCAGTATCGTTGGTCATGTGACCAGTGTTTCCTGTATGGATCCTGTGACAACATCACTGATGATACATGTGGATGCATCAATACCCTCCCTCCTGATGGACAATATTGCCAGCCTGTTGATCAGCACA ATTTCACAGCTTGTCCTCTTACAACACCCTCTCCACCATCAACAA CTCCTGCAGCTGTTTATGAATACCTCCTTTCTATTGAGTTGAACATCTCAGATGGTGCAGTAATAGATCAACTGAGGACCATTCTGAGAAATATCAGTTACCCCATCAGCATCAACAACCACATACAAATCTATGACGTCAACATTTCCACAG tttGCTATCCAAGCAGTGCTGGTTTCCGGTGCAGATGTGAGGATCAGTATCGTTGGTCATGTGACCAGTGTTTCCTGTATGGATCCTGTGACAACATCACTGATGACACCTGTGGATGCATCAATACCCTCCCTCCTGATGGACAATATTGCCAGCCTGTTGATCAGCACA ACTTTGCAGCTTGTCCTGTTACAAACACCTTCTCCATCACCAACAA CTCCTCCAGTTTATGA
- the LOC137168804 gene encoding uncharacterized protein isoform X2 — translation MAISKNGLTIFALLLALYILETGNFTEFSSLVSPGHYEEEHSLPHTRERRNVHTGQWNYMIDVEVNASDVETFERIRSVLNNTSLPIQLGNMTEISDIGITTVCSSTGTGFQCRCEEQFAWPYSSCITYGACDYISGGICKCINAIPADGQSCQPMSVLLAHIEYEVDVELNVTDVATVDYLRSLLNNGSFSLTLGPTVNVTHIDITTVCYPNGTSFQCRCEDQFVWSYKNCMTYGACDDITDDTCRCINAIPSDGQYCQPKTVPPVVYEYQIFIEVNTTDADQLRNTMENITFPIQISTQINISDANITTVCHQDDTGFQCRCEDNYLWPCDKCATYGKCEGDTNNTCGCIKAIPTDGQFCQSIQHQNKTVCPLTTTSTPPSTAPPVVYEYLISIELNTTDATVTDQLRTTLRNISFPISISSHIQVYDINISTVCYPSSAGFQCRCEDQYRWSCDQCILYGSCDNITDDTCGCINTLPPDGQYCQSADQHNFTACPSTTLSPPPTTPPLLYEYLISVELNTTDVATIDRLRTILGNITYPISINNHIQLSDVNISTVCYPSSGGFQCRCEDQYRWSCDQCFLYGSCDNITDDTCGCINTLPPDGQYCQPVDQHNFTACPLTTPSPPSTTPAAVYEYLLSIELNISDGAVIDQLRTILRNISYPISINNHIQIYDVNISTVCYPSSAGFRCRCEDQYRWSCDQCFLYGSCDNITDDTCGCINTLPPDGQYCQPVDQHNFTTCPLTTKPPPPTTAPVLYEYLISIELNTTDATIIVQLKAALGNISYPISINKDIEISDVNISTVCYPSSAGFQCRCEDQYRWSCDQCFLYGSCDNITDDTCGCINTLPPDGQYCQPVDQHNFTTCPATTPSPSPTTPPVVYEYIISVELNISDVAVIDQLRTILSNISFPISINNHIQVSDVNISTVCYPSSAGFQCRCEDPVSLVM, via the exons ATGGCAATATCTAAGAATGGCTTAACCATCTTTGCCCTTCTGCTGGCACTCTATATTTTGGAAACAGGCAACTTCACTGAATTTTCAAGTTTGGTTTCACCG GGACACTATGAAGAAGAACATTCTCTACCTCACACCAGGGAGAGAAGGAATG TGCATACAGGCCAATGGAATTACATGATAGATGTTGAAGTGAATGCCTCTGATGTAGAAACATTTGAGCGGATTCGGTCAGTCTTGAACAATACTAGTCTCCCCATACAACTTGGTAACATGACAGAGATCTCTGACATCGGCATCACCACAG TGTGTTCCTCAACTGGCACTGGCTTCCAGTGCAGATGTGAGGAACAATTTGCTTGGCCATACAGCAGCTGCATCACATACGGAGCCTGTGATTACATATCTGGTGGCATCTGTAAATGCATCAATGCTATTCCAGCTGATGGTCAGTCCTGCCAGCCAATGTCAG TGCTGCTAGCTCACATTGAGTATGAAGTGGATGTAGAGCTGAATGTGACTGATGTTGCGACAGTGGACTACCTCAGGAGCCTGTTAAACAACGGCAGCTTTTCCCTGACTCTGGGTCCCACTGTGAATGTCACACACATTGACATCACCACAG TGTGCTACCCAAATGGTACCAGCTTCCAGTGCAGATGTGAGGATCAGTTTGTATGGTCGTATAAAAACTGTATGACATATGGAgcctgtgatgacatcactgatgacACGTGCAGGTGTATCAACGCTATTCCATCTGATGGGCAATACTGCCAGCCAAAGACAG TGCCCCCAGTTGTCTATGAATACCAGATTTTCATTGAGGTGAACACTACAGATGCAGATCAACTGAGAAACACCATGGAAAATATCACTTTCCCCATTCAAATCagcacacaaataaacatctCAGATGCAAATATTACTACAG TTTGCCACCAGGATGACACTGGGTTCCAGTGCCGTTGTGAGGATAACTATCTTTGGCCTTGTGACAAGTGTGCCACATATGGGAAATGTGAAGGTGATACAAACAACACATGCGGGTGCATCAAAGCTATTCCCACAGATGGACAGTTCTGTCAGTCAATACAGCATCAAA ACAAAACAGTGTGTCCTCTGACAACGACTTCTACACCACCATCAACAG ctcctccagtTGTTTATGAATATCTGATTTCTATTGAGTTGAACACCACAGATGCTACAGTAACAGATCAACTGAGGACCACTCTGAGAAACATCAGTTTTCCCATCAGCATCAGCAGCCACATACAAGTCTATGacatcaacatttctacag TTTGCTATCCAAGCAGTGCTGGTTTCCAGTGCAGATGTGAGGATCAGTATCGCTGGTCATGTGACCAGTGTATCCTGTATGGATCCTGTGACAACATCACTGATGACACATGTGGATGCATCAATACTCTCCCTCCTGACGGACAATATTGCCAGTCTGCTGATCAGCACA ACTTCACAGCGTGTCCCTCAACAACACTCTCTCCACCACCAACAA CTCCACCACTTCTTTATGAGTACCTGATTTCTGTCGAGTTGAACACCACAGATGTTGCAACAATAGATAGACTAAGGACCATTCTGGGAAATATCACATACCCCATCAGCATCAACAACCACATACAACTCTCTGATGTCAACATTTCTACAG TCTGCTATCCGAGCAGTGGTGGTTTCCAGTGCAGATGTGAGGATCAGTATCGTTGGTCATGTGACCAGTGTTTCCTGTATGGATCCTGTGACAACATCACTGATGATACATGTGGATGCATCAATACCCTCCCTCCTGATGGACAATATTGCCAGCCTGTTGATCAGCACA ATTTCACAGCTTGTCCTCTTACAACACCCTCTCCACCATCAACAA CTCCTGCAGCTGTTTATGAATACCTCCTTTCTATTGAGTTGAACATCTCAGATGGTGCAGTAATAGATCAACTGAGGACCATTCTGAGAAATATCAGTTACCCCATCAGCATCAACAACCACATACAAATCTATGACGTCAACATTTCCACAG tttGCTATCCAAGCAGTGCTGGTTTCCGGTGCAGATGTGAGGATCAGTATCGTTGGTCATGTGACCAGTGTTTCCTGTATGGATCCTGTGACAACATCACTGATGACACCTGTGGATGCATCAATACCCTCCCTCCTGATGGACAATATTGCCAGCCTGTTGATCAGCACA ACTTTACAACTTGTCCTCTTACAACAAAACCTCCACCACCAACAA CCGCACCAGTTCTTTATGAATACCTCATTTCTATTGAGTTGAACACTACAGATGCAACAATAATAGTTCAACTGAAAGCCGCTCTGGGAAACATCAGTTACCCCATCAGCATCAACAAGGACATAGAAATATCTGATGTTAACATTTCTACAG TCTGCTATCCAAGCAGTGCTGGTTTCCAGTGCAGATGTGAAGATCAGTATCGTTGGTCATGTGACCAGTGTTTCCTGTATGGATCCTGTGACAACATCACTGATGACACGTGTGGATGCATCAATACCCTCCCTCCTGATGGACAATATTGCCAGCCAGTTGATCAGCACA ATTTTACAACTTGTCCTGCCACAACACCCTCTCCATCACCAACAA CTCCTCCAGTTGTTTATGAATACATCATTTCTGTTGAGTTGAACATCTCAGATGTTGCAGTAATAGATCAACTGAGGACCATTCTGAGCAACATCAGTTTCCCCATTAGCATCAACAACCACATACAGGTCTCAGATGTGAACATCTCTACag TTTGCTATCCAAGCAGTGCTGGTTTCCAGTGCAGATGTGAGGATCCAGTATCGTTGGTCATGTGA
- the LOC137168804 gene encoding uncharacterized protein isoform X1: MSNTNQGKAKPPCMAKTTRRMAISKNGLTIFALLLALYILETGNFTEFSSLVSPGHYEEEHSLPHTRERRNVHTGQWNYMIDVEVNASDVETFERIRSVLNNTSLPIQLGNMTEISDIGITTVCSSTGTGFQCRCEEQFAWPYSSCITYGACDYISGGICKCINAIPADGQSCQPMSVLLAHIEYEVDVELNVTDVATVDYLRSLLNNGSFSLTLGPTVNVTHIDITTVCYPNGTSFQCRCEDQFVWSYKNCMTYGACDDITDDTCRCINAIPSDGQYCQPKTVPPVVYEYQIFIEVNTTDADQLRNTMENITFPIQISTQINISDANITTVCHQDDTGFQCRCEDNYLWPCDKCATYGKCEGDTNNTCGCIKAIPTDGQFCQSIQHQNKTVCPLTTTSTPPSTAPPVVYEYLISIELNTTDATVTDQLRTTLRNISFPISISSHIQVYDINISTVCYPSSAGFQCRCEDQYRWSCDQCILYGSCDNITDDTCGCINTLPPDGQYCQSADQHNFTACPSTTLSPPPTTPPLLYEYLISVELNTTDVATIDRLRTILGNITYPISINNHIQLSDVNISTVCYPSSGGFQCRCEDQYRWSCDQCFLYGSCDNITDDTCGCINTLPPDGQYCQPVDQHNFTACPLTTPSPPSTTPAAVYEYLLSIELNISDGAVIDQLRTILRNISYPISINNHIQIYDVNISTVCYPSSAGFRCRCEDQYRWSCDQCFLYGSCDNITDDTCGCINTLPPDGQYCQPVDQHNFTTCPLTTKPPPPTTAPVLYEYLISIELNTTDATIIVQLKAALGNISYPISINKDIEISDVNISTVCYPSSAGFQCRCEDQYRWSCDQCFLYGSCDNITDDTCGCINTLPPDGQYCQPVDQHNFTTCPATTPSPSPTTPPVVYEYIISVELNISDVAVIDQLRTILSNISFPISINNHIQVSDVNISTVCYPSSAGFQCRCEDPVSLVM, encoded by the exons ATGAGTAACACCAACCAGGGCAAAGCCAAACCTCCCTGCATGGCTAAAACCACTAGAA GAATGGCAATATCTAAGAATGGCTTAACCATCTTTGCCCTTCTGCTGGCACTCTATATTTTGGAAACAGGCAACTTCACTGAATTTTCAAGTTTGGTTTCACCG GGACACTATGAAGAAGAACATTCTCTACCTCACACCAGGGAGAGAAGGAATG TGCATACAGGCCAATGGAATTACATGATAGATGTTGAAGTGAATGCCTCTGATGTAGAAACATTTGAGCGGATTCGGTCAGTCTTGAACAATACTAGTCTCCCCATACAACTTGGTAACATGACAGAGATCTCTGACATCGGCATCACCACAG TGTGTTCCTCAACTGGCACTGGCTTCCAGTGCAGATGTGAGGAACAATTTGCTTGGCCATACAGCAGCTGCATCACATACGGAGCCTGTGATTACATATCTGGTGGCATCTGTAAATGCATCAATGCTATTCCAGCTGATGGTCAGTCCTGCCAGCCAATGTCAG TGCTGCTAGCTCACATTGAGTATGAAGTGGATGTAGAGCTGAATGTGACTGATGTTGCGACAGTGGACTACCTCAGGAGCCTGTTAAACAACGGCAGCTTTTCCCTGACTCTGGGTCCCACTGTGAATGTCACACACATTGACATCACCACAG TGTGCTACCCAAATGGTACCAGCTTCCAGTGCAGATGTGAGGATCAGTTTGTATGGTCGTATAAAAACTGTATGACATATGGAgcctgtgatgacatcactgatgacACGTGCAGGTGTATCAACGCTATTCCATCTGATGGGCAATACTGCCAGCCAAAGACAG TGCCCCCAGTTGTCTATGAATACCAGATTTTCATTGAGGTGAACACTACAGATGCAGATCAACTGAGAAACACCATGGAAAATATCACTTTCCCCATTCAAATCagcacacaaataaacatctCAGATGCAAATATTACTACAG TTTGCCACCAGGATGACACTGGGTTCCAGTGCCGTTGTGAGGATAACTATCTTTGGCCTTGTGACAAGTGTGCCACATATGGGAAATGTGAAGGTGATACAAACAACACATGCGGGTGCATCAAAGCTATTCCCACAGATGGACAGTTCTGTCAGTCAATACAGCATCAAA ACAAAACAGTGTGTCCTCTGACAACGACTTCTACACCACCATCAACAG ctcctccagtTGTTTATGAATATCTGATTTCTATTGAGTTGAACACCACAGATGCTACAGTAACAGATCAACTGAGGACCACTCTGAGAAACATCAGTTTTCCCATCAGCATCAGCAGCCACATACAAGTCTATGacatcaacatttctacag TTTGCTATCCAAGCAGTGCTGGTTTCCAGTGCAGATGTGAGGATCAGTATCGCTGGTCATGTGACCAGTGTATCCTGTATGGATCCTGTGACAACATCACTGATGACACATGTGGATGCATCAATACTCTCCCTCCTGACGGACAATATTGCCAGTCTGCTGATCAGCACA ACTTCACAGCGTGTCCCTCAACAACACTCTCTCCACCACCAACAA CTCCACCACTTCTTTATGAGTACCTGATTTCTGTCGAGTTGAACACCACAGATGTTGCAACAATAGATAGACTAAGGACCATTCTGGGAAATATCACATACCCCATCAGCATCAACAACCACATACAACTCTCTGATGTCAACATTTCTACAG TCTGCTATCCGAGCAGTGGTGGTTTCCAGTGCAGATGTGAGGATCAGTATCGTTGGTCATGTGACCAGTGTTTCCTGTATGGATCCTGTGACAACATCACTGATGATACATGTGGATGCATCAATACCCTCCCTCCTGATGGACAATATTGCCAGCCTGTTGATCAGCACA ATTTCACAGCTTGTCCTCTTACAACACCCTCTCCACCATCAACAA CTCCTGCAGCTGTTTATGAATACCTCCTTTCTATTGAGTTGAACATCTCAGATGGTGCAGTAATAGATCAACTGAGGACCATTCTGAGAAATATCAGTTACCCCATCAGCATCAACAACCACATACAAATCTATGACGTCAACATTTCCACAG tttGCTATCCAAGCAGTGCTGGTTTCCGGTGCAGATGTGAGGATCAGTATCGTTGGTCATGTGACCAGTGTTTCCTGTATGGATCCTGTGACAACATCACTGATGACACCTGTGGATGCATCAATACCCTCCCTCCTGATGGACAATATTGCCAGCCTGTTGATCAGCACA ACTTTACAACTTGTCCTCTTACAACAAAACCTCCACCACCAACAA CCGCACCAGTTCTTTATGAATACCTCATTTCTATTGAGTTGAACACTACAGATGCAACAATAATAGTTCAACTGAAAGCCGCTCTGGGAAACATCAGTTACCCCATCAGCATCAACAAGGACATAGAAATATCTGATGTTAACATTTCTACAG TCTGCTATCCAAGCAGTGCTGGTTTCCAGTGCAGATGTGAAGATCAGTATCGTTGGTCATGTGACCAGTGTTTCCTGTATGGATCCTGTGACAACATCACTGATGACACGTGTGGATGCATCAATACCCTCCCTCCTGATGGACAATATTGCCAGCCAGTTGATCAGCACA ATTTTACAACTTGTCCTGCCACAACACCCTCTCCATCACCAACAA CTCCTCCAGTTGTTTATGAATACATCATTTCTGTTGAGTTGAACATCTCAGATGTTGCAGTAATAGATCAACTGAGGACCATTCTGAGCAACATCAGTTTCCCCATTAGCATCAACAACCACATACAGGTCTCAGATGTGAACATCTCTACag TTTGCTATCCAAGCAGTGCTGGTTTCCAGTGCAGATGTGAGGATCCAGTATCGTTGGTCATGTGA